One genomic region from Mastacembelus armatus chromosome 21, fMasArm1.2, whole genome shotgun sequence encodes:
- the LOC113123814 gene encoding olfactory receptor 6N2-like — protein sequence MDCELNVTCLNIEGYVEVDKYRYVYFVIMFIIYLLIICFNSTIVCLIWIHKNLHEPMYIFIAALLLNSVLFSTNIYPKLLIDVLSEKQIISYSACLFQYFIFYFLGTAEFLLLAAMSYDRYVSICKPLQYPTIMTKTNICIFLVLAWFVAACHIAIPTILSAETKLCNFTLKGIFCNNALYGLYCVRTSVITVYGVFALFDLLILPFLFIIFTYTKIFIIAYQSGREVRRKAAETCLPHLMVLISFSCLSIYDIAIVRVESSFPKTARLIMTLQIVLYHPLFNPLIYGLKMKEISKHLNRLFCPARIT from the coding sequence GAGTTAAATGTTACATGTCTAAATATTGAAGGGTATGTGGAAGTTGACAAATAcagatatgtttattttgtgatcatgtttataATTTATCTCCTAATAATCTGCTTTAactctactattgtgtgtcttatctggattcacaaaaacctccatgagcctatgtacattttcattgcagctttgttactgaactctgttcttttcagcactaatatctacccaaagctactgatcgatgttttatctgaaaaacagatcatatcatattcagcctgtctctttcagtattttatattttattttttaggtactgcagagtttttactgttagcagccatgtcctatgacaggtatgtgtctatatgtaaacctctgcagtatccaactatcatgacaaaaacaaacatctgtattttcctGGTTCTTGCTTGGTTTGTAGCTGCCTGTCATATTGCAATCCCAACAATACTGAGTGCTGAAACTAAACTGTGCAACTTTACTTTAAAAGGAATATTTTGTAACAATGCACTTTATGGACTTTATTGTGTAAGAACAAGTGTAATTACTGTATATGGCGTATTTGCTTTATTTGATCTCTTaattctcccttttctcttcataattttcacatacacaaagataTTTATTATCGCCTATcaaagtggtagagaagtcaggagaaaagctgcagagacctgtttacctcacctgatggttttaatCAGTTTCTCCTGTTTGAGTATATATGATATTGCTATAGTTCGAGTGGAATCcagttttccaaaaactgcacgtttaataatgactttacaaaTAGTTTTGTACCatcctttgtttaatccactgatatatgggctgaaaatgaaagaaatttctaaacatCTCAACAGGTTGTTCTGTCCAGCCAGAATCAcctga